In the Roseofilum capinflatum BLCC-M114 genome, GAAGAACTGCTCGAACCGTCTCCCCATGGCATTCGTCCGGCTTGCATTGTCGCCGATAAATGCGGGGGATGCCAATGGCAGCATGTACGCTATGACTATCAGCAACAGGCGAAACAAACCCTAGTTACAGAAGCCTTAAGCAGGATTGGCAAATTTGCCGATCCTCCCGTTTCTACCATTATCGGCGCTCCCCAGTCCTTCGGCTATCGGAATAAGGTGTCCTATCCCCTAGAACTGTCGGATATTGGCATCTTCAAAGCGGGATATTACCAAAAAGGAACCCATAAACTGATTAACCTGAATCAATGTCCTGTTCAGGATGAGCGCTTAAATCCCCTTTTGGCTCACCTCAAAGAAGAGTTTGATTTGGCCAAGTGGTCAGCCTATGATGAACAAGTCCACAAGGGACTCTTGCGCCATTTGTGTCTGCGTATGGGTCAGCGCACGGGAGAAATTTTAATCACTCTAGTGGCGACGAAGCGCCGGTTACCGGGTTTAGCGACCCATAGCCAGAACTGGTTAAACCAATATCCTGGGGTGGTTGGGGTTTGTCTGAATGTTAACCCGGATAAAACCAATCGTATTTTTGGTAAGCAGACCCTCTCCATTGTCGGACAACCCTATGTGCGGGAGCAATTTGCTGGTTTAACCTTCCATTTAGGAGCCGATACCTTTTTTCAGGTGAATACCGAAGCCGCAGAAGCCTTGTTAGAGATGATTCTCCAGCACCTGGACTTACAAGGCACAGAACGGGTCGTAGA is a window encoding:
- the rlmD gene encoding 23S rRNA (uracil(1939)-C(5))-methyltransferase RlmD gives rise to the protein MQTESNWKQGEIVEMEIASLSDTGDGVGRVDNRVVFVPNTVPGDRLRVRLLYVKPQFAKGAIEELLEPSPHGIRPACIVADKCGGCQWQHVRYDYQQQAKQTLVTEALSRIGKFADPPVSTIIGAPQSFGYRNKVSYPLELSDIGIFKAGYYQKGTHKLINLNQCPVQDERLNPLLAHLKEEFDLAKWSAYDEQVHKGLLRHLCLRMGQRTGEILITLVATKRRLPGLATHSQNWLNQYPGVVGVCLNVNPDKTNRIFGKQTLSIVGQPYVREQFAGLTFHLGADTFFQVNTEAAEALLEMILQHLDLQGTERVVDAYCGIGTFTLPIARQVQQVTGIEVQAEAIKQARENAQLNDIENVMFQVGKVEDILPQLDHQPDIVLLDPPRQGCKPEVLQGLLSLRPARLVYVSCKPATLARDLQILCESGAYRLTRVQPVDFFPQTAHVEAVAFLMKNEYSAFRFADMNALGNRE